The genomic window CACCAAGACCGCCGGCTACGCCCTGGTCGAGGCGGTCGGCGCGGACGGCCACGTGCTGGCGGGGCGCGGCTTCGCCGAATGCGACCCTCTCAGCGGCGACGAGCTCGATAACATGGTGACGTGGAGGGGCGAAGCGGACCTCGGGCACGAGGAGGGTGCCGCCGTCAGACTGCGTTTCCGCCTGCGCGCGGCCCGGCTCTTCAGCGTCGCCTTCGCCTAGCGTGCGAGCCTCGTGCGCCTCCGGCGGGGCGAGGCGTCCACGCCGCTGCCGATCGATCCGCACCGGCGGATTGCGCGTCTGCTCTCGTCCCGGCGCCCCCCGGTGGAAGGGCGAGGCTCGCAACTCTCCGGCAGGACTTCGGCGAGCAGCGTCTGATCTTGTTCGGCGTACGGCAGAGCCGTGCAAGCAAACCCGTCACTGCGCAGGACTGCCGATCGCTGGCGTCACCAGCAGATGCCACGCGGCGGGGCCGGCGGACCCGCCTCGCTGGGCCGCACAAGTTGTCACGGCACCAATCACAGCAACCTGATAGACCGAGCTGCGGGCGAGATGCGACAGTGTGCGTATTGCGCCGCCAACCCAGGACGCGGGGGGACGAGACGCCAGCCCCCCACAGGGGCGCGGAAAATCTTCTTGCAGGAGATTTGTGGGGCGGCGTCTAACTCTCCGCAACGTACGGTAGAACGTACGTCAACCGCGTCACCTTGGAGGGCTGCTAACCGCCGGCGTCCCGGGCAGATCGTTACGGCACTAGTCACGGCAACCCGTCTGCCGGGCCCGCTGTCAGCCTGTTCGGACCCCACAGTCGCCCTTCCCTCTCTCCATACTCGCCACAAAGAGGCCGTCTTTTTCTGTTGCGCCACCCCCTGTCGTTGTGGAATATGTAACCGAACCAGGAGGGCGCACGACAGACGGCGACGGCGGCGCATGGAGGCCCCGGGCGCTCCTGAGTGGCCAGGGAGGTGATCGGGTAACATCTTATTGGATAGCTGCTAAGAAAAGCAGCGCGACGGGCGGACTCCGAGGTGGAGCCAGGGGCCCCCGACCGTGGGATGAGCAGAGGAACAGATGAAGGTTTGCGGCATATCGAGCTGGCCACCGCGGGCGTGCGGCATCGCCACCTACTTCACCGAGCAGAGCGATGCCATCCGCCGCCTGGGGCACTCGTTCGAGATGGTCTGCCACACCGACAGCGCGGGCGGCGGCGCTCGCGCACAGGTCCACCCCATCATTGACGTCCGCGATCCGCAGTGGCCTGCCAAGACCGCCGCCTATATCGCCGAGCGCACCGGCTGCGACGTCGTTCACCTGCAACACGAGTTCGGCCTCTACCAGGCCAGCGTCCACGAGAACGGCGAGCGCATCGTCGAGCTGGTGCGCGGGCTGCGCGAGCGCGGCCTGCCGGTGGTGGCGACCTACCACACGCTGATCGGACGCATGCGCGATGAGCACAAGGAGCATTACGCCGAGCTGATCCCGCTGACCAGCGTCTCGGTCGCCCACGCCCAATACCAGGTCGAGGGCCTCAAAGACAACATCGGCTACGTGCCCGACAACGTGCGCTACGTCGAGCACGGCGCGCAAGAGCTGCCGCCGGAGCGCGTCGCCGAGCTGCGGCGTCTGGGGCGCGAGCAGCTCGGCTTCGACGATCGCCCGGTGGTCATGCTCAACGGCTTCTTCGCCGACAACAAGGGCCATGAATACCTGGTCGCCCGCTGGGACGATATCTATCCGCAGCTGACCGATCAGCGCACCCTGCTGGCGGCGGTCGGCGGCATCCGCGTGCCCCAGCAGCAGGCCTACTACGACGATCTGGCGGCGATGGTGGCGCGCGCCCGGTCGCCGCAGAACGTGCGCCTCATCAGCAAGGTGTTCACCCCCGACCAGTTCCTGGCGAGCCTGGCGGCGGCGGATCTGCTGGTGGCGCCGTACAAGGACGCGAGCCAGTCGGGGGTGCTGGCGCACGCGGCGTCGGTGCACACCCCCTGCCTGGCGCGCGACCTGGAGGGACTGGGCGCCTTCTGCCGCGATGCCAACCAGGAGCTGATCCCCTTCACCGGCGACGTGGAGGCGGACATGGAGGTCATGGCCGAGCGCGTGGTCGCCGTCATGAACGACCTGGCGCGGCGCGAGCGCATGCGGCGCGACCTCGCCGTCTATGTCCACAACGTCATCTCGTGGGAGCGAGTGGCGGAGCGCTACGACGCCATCTACCGGGAGGCGCTGGCGCGCCCGCAGGGCGCGGGACCAAAGACATGAGCGAGCTGCGTTACAACCCGGTGAGCGATGACTGGGTGGTGGTGGCGACGGCGCGGGCGCAGCGGCCCGACGGGTTCGCCCACCGCGCTCGCCGCCAGCCGACGGAGTGCCCCTTCTGCGCCGGTCGGGAGCACTTGACCCCGCCCACGGTCTATTACGCCGGCGAAAACGGCGAGCGGGACTGGCGGGTGCGGGTGTTCGAGAACAAGTACCCGGCGTTCGCGCAGGATGGCAAGCCGGGCGTGCGCTGCGATGAGATCTACCGCGTGCTGCGGGGCAGCGGGCGCCACGAGGTGCTGGTACTGTCGCCGGATCACGACGCGCACGCGGGGGTGCTGCCGACGGCGCACATGCAGCGGGTGGCGCATGCCTATGTGGATCGCTACCGCGCCCTGAGCGAGCTCGACCATCTGCGCTACATCACCATCATCACCAACCAAGGCGAGGGCTCGGGGGCGACCCTCGAACATCCCCATTCCCAGCTCTTCGCCCTGCCCATAGTGCCGCGGGCGGTGCGCCGTGAGTGCACCAACGCCTTGCGACGCCACCGGCGTGCGGGCGAGTGCGTCACCTGCCGGGTGCTGCGCCACGAGGGCGACAGCGGCCGCCGCATGGTCTTCCGCAACCGCCACTTCGCGTGCTACATCCCCTATGCTTCCGCTTTTCCCTTCGAGCTGTCGGTGACGCCCGTGCGCCATATGGCCGGCTTCACCGACATGAGCGACGAGGAGGTGGACGCCTTCGGCGGGGCCATGCGCGAGGCCAGCCACCGCGTCTACGAGAAGCTCAACGATCCCCCCTACAACGCTTTCCTGCATTCGGCGCCGGTGCGCGAGCGGCAGCGCTTGGGGGAGGCTTTCCACTGGGACTGGCACATCCGGCCAGTCCTGACCACCCTGGGCGGTTTCGAGCACGCGACCGGCCTCATCATCAACGCCACCCGCCCCGAGGACTGCGCGCAGTTCCTGCGCGACGGCGCGGCCCCGGGCTCGACCTCCTGTGACTGCGCGCCCGCGGCCGCCGAGGGCCACCTCTGACGCCGCGCGGCCACCTTGCCGCTGCTCCCTTTGGGCGCAGGAGCGCAGAGGTTACGCCCGCCCGCCGCCGAATTGTCAGGGTGGCGAGGGGGACGCCTGCGTCATGCCTGACTTCATTACCTCCCTCAGCGTCAAATGGAAAGTCATCCTGCCGGTGGCCGTCATCCTGGTGGCGGCGTTCGCGGTCAGTGCGTACGTGCTGACCGACCTCGCGGCTCGCGACCTGGCGGCGAGCGCGGCGACGACCGCCGAGACGATGGAGGCGGCGGTGGACAGCAGCCTGCGTTACAGCATGGCGCATCGCCAGCACGCGATGGTGCGATCGCTGGTGGCGCGGTTGGCTCTGAGCGAGGGCGTGGACACGGTGCGCATCCTCGACGCCGAGGGCAAGACGTGGGCGCCGCCGACGGGCGACAGCGGGCGCGCCTCGCCGCAGGCGGCGCGCCACATCCGCGCGGCCGCGCGGCGGCCGCAGGGGAGAGAACGCTATCGCGACGCCGCCGGGACCCACCACCTGCTGTGGGCGGTGCGCTCCGAGCCGCGGTGCGCCGCCTGCCACGGCAAGCGCGAGGTGCTGGGCGGGATCGAGATCGCGGTGTCGGCGGCGGCGGCGCGGCGGCGCACCGAGCACGCGCTGCGGAGAATGCTGGGAGCGCAGGTCGCCGCCTTCGTGCTGGTGGTGCTGGCGATCGCCCTCGTCGTCCACGCGGCGGTCCACTATCCCATCGCGCGGCTGATCCGCACCATGGGCCGCGTCGAGCGCGGTGACCTCTCGGCGCGGGCGCGGGTGCGCGCCCACGACGAGATCGGGCGCCTGCGCGAGCGCTTCAACCACATGGTGCAGCAAATCGCCGCCCAGAACCTTGAGCTCGCGCGCGCCCAGCAGCAGCTCGCGCAGAGCGAGAGGCTGGCCTCCATCGGCCTACTGGCAGCGGGGGTGGCGCACGAGATCAACAATCCCCTGGCCACCATCTCGATGGCTGCGGAAAGCTTGCACGAGTCCGCCGCCGACGAACGCGAGCGCAATCTGGCGCGCGCGGTCTCCGACCAGGCGGGTCGCATCTCCGAGATCGTGGGGCAACTGCTGAGTTTCGACTACTCGCGCCCACCCGCCCTCGCAGCCGCCGATGTGCGCGACGTGATGGAGGAGGCGCTGGCGTCGGTGCCCATGGGCGAGGTGCGCATCTCGCGCTACTACGAACCGCACGTGCCGCGGGTGCGCATGGAGCGCGATCGCCTGCGCGAGGCCTTCGCCAACATCGTGCGCAATGCGCTCGACGCCATGGGCGGAAGGGGCGAGCTAGCAGTCACGGTGGGTCACTGCGGCGGCGAGGTCGAGGTCTCCATCACTGACACCGGGCCGGGTATTCCGCCGGATCATCGGGGACGCGTCTTCGACCCCTTCTTCACCACCAAGGAGGTAGGCGAAGGCACCGGCCTCGGCCTCGCCATCGCCTACCAGGTGGTAAGGATGCACCAAGGGGAGATCTACGTGCGGAGTCCGGCAGCGGCGCCGGGTGCGGACGCCGGCGCGCGCTTCGTCATTCGGCTGCCGGCCGCCGGCAGGAGCGAGGATGAAACCAGGGCTTGACATCCTGGTGGTGGACGACGACAAGGCACTGCTGGAGGTGCTGCGCTCGGTGCTGGAGGGAGAGGGGCATCGCGTGGAGATCGTGCCCTCCGCCTACGAGGCTCTGCCGCGCCTGGAGCAGGCGCGCTACGATCTGGTGTTCGTGGACCTCAAGATGCGCCGCATGGACGGCATGGAATTGCTGGAGCACGAGTGCCTGCAGCGGCGGGGGACGCGCATGGTTATCATGACCGCCTACCCGACGGTGGAGACCGCGGTGCACGCGCTGCGCCAGGGGGCGTTTGACTACCTGGTGAAACCGTTCAAGCTCGCCGAGCTGCGCGCGCTCGTGGAGCGGGCGGGCGCCGCCGCGCAGGAGGCCGGCTGATGCCGCAGCGCAAGTGGTCGCGGGAGTTGATCATCACGCGCATTCGCGCGCTGCGGGCGCAGGGCTCGGACCTCACCCCCGGCATGGTTAGCGCGCGCGACGGGCCGCTGGTGAGCGCGGCGGAACGCTACTTCGGGAGCTGGCCAGCGGCGGTGGCGGCGGCCGGGGTTGACTACGCACAGGTGCGCGCCAGCGGCCGGCAGCGCCGCCGCTGGCGCATCAGCAAGTGGTCGTGTGAGAAGATCGTGGCGGAGATCTCACGGCTGCACCGGGCAGGAGAGGGCCTGAGCTGGGCGGTCGCCGAGCGCAAGTATCCGCAGTTGTGCGCCGCGGCGGCGAAGAAGTGCTACTTCGGGAGTTGGCGCGCCGCGCTGGAGGCGGCCGGCCTCGACTACGACGAGATCAAGGCACGGGCGCGCGAGGCGCGACGCTGGCGCGCGCGCTGGCACCGGGAACTCACTGGCGTCGAAGAGCCAGGCGCGTCTGCGCCGGCCGCCCCGCGGCGCGCGGGCCGGCGCCGGGAAACGGCCGCGCCCACCGCGCCTGCCGGGTGGGAGCGCCAGTTGCTGCGGGAGAAAGCCGCCGAAGAGACGGAAAAGCACGCGCAGCGGTCGGAAAAGTAGGCCGCAGGCTGAATGCTAGTATTCATCCGTCTCCGCCACCGTGCGCCGCAGGCTGCCGATCATCCACCCGATGTTGAGCCCCGCCCAGACGAAATTACCGCCGAAAATCAGGAATGCGAGGCGCACTTCGGGGTAGATGAAGGAAAAGGCGGCGGTGAGCACGGCGGTGACGCCCAGCGCGAGCACGATCGAGGCCGAGGCGTGCTCGTCGAGGGAGGCGGTAATCGCATAGAACGGGAGCGCCACCCAGAAGCATACCAGGCCCGGCAGCAGCACGAACACCGCGACCGGGGCCGTCTGGACGCCGTATGCCGCAACCGAGTATGAGATCATCTCATCGTCGTAGGGGGCCAGCAGGTCGGTGGCGGCTAGGGCAAGCCCGGCCAGGACGCCGTCCAGAGCGGCGATGGCGAGCATCTGCCCGGGGATGCCGAAGAACAGCGCCGGCCCCCGTCCGGCGCGCAGCACCAGCACCGACAGCTCGATGAAGACGGCGACGGCGCCCAGCATGATCCACACCTGCAGCGACCGATGCCAGTGGCCCGGTACATCGTCCGTTGCGCGCGCGACGCGACGGCCCTCGCGCAGGGCGGTGGCCTCCTCCAGCAGTTGCCAGTAGCGGCGATTGTCAGGATCGAACTGGATGGCGTAGTTGTACATCGAGATGGATTCGCCGTACTTGCCCTGCAGGCGCAGGATGTCGCCGAGCAGGCCATAGCCCCGAGCGCTGTGCGGGTTCTCCTCCAGCGCCTCCTTGGCCAGCCGGGCCGCCGCCTTGAACTGGCGCCGCGCGACGCCGGCCTCGGCGGCGAGCAGGATCTGGTCCGCGCGCGAGAGGCGGGAGTAGAGATCAGGCATCTCCAGGGGCGCGCCGCGGCTGGCGCGCACCACCCGGGTGTATTCCGCCCGCCGCGGCGAATCCAGCACCAGATAGGCCCGCACCAGGCGCAGAAAGGCGTCATCCTCCAGCAGGGCCTGGGGCTCGAGATCGGGCTGGTATCTCCGCACCAGTTGGCGATAGCGGGTGCGCACTTGGCTCGGCGGCGCGTCATAGGGCAGCCCGAGCACATCGTATGCCGACTGCGTTCCGCGCATGGACGCTGTGCCTCCCCGGCACCCTATTGTAGCAATGCTGCTGCGCCAAAGCAAGCAGTCACGCTCGCGAAGAGGGTACGCAAAGAGGGCTTGACACAGACGGGCACGATGGGCTAGAGTCTTACGTAGTCTGTAGAGGGCACGCGGAGCGGAAATAGCTCAGTTGGTAGAGCATCAGCTTCCCAAGCTGAGGGTCGCGGGTTCGAATCCCGTTTTCCGCTCCATAAACGTCTGTCGGCCCTGGCCGGGCGATCCGACAGACCACTGGTTCGCGGGGCGGTGCCGTGGCGGCGTAGCCAAGTGGTAAGGCAGGAGTCTGCAAAACTCTTATACACCGGTTCAATTCCGGTCGCCGCCTCCACACGTTGTACAGTATTAGCCGGCAGTTTCACCCTCACTTCGAGCTCGCGCTGGTCAGGATAGAGCGTCACTCCGTCCAGGAACCGACGCGCCAGCTCCCGCTTCTCTTCGTTCGTTGCCTCGGACATCAGGGCAACAACATCGGCCAGAGAGCGCCGGAGTTCTGCCTCGTCCACTCGCGGCGGCGCGGCCGGCCCCACCGTGCTGCCACCCGTCGCGAGCGCTGCTTCTCGCTCTCGCCCAAGCTCGTCCAGCCTATGATTCGCCCAGGCGACATCTTTGAGCCCGCCCTCCAGCGCAGCCCGCACGTTAGCTATCTTCTCGTCAATCTGCTGGAGCCGTTTCCGCGCCGCGGATGCGGCCTTCCCGCCGCGCTCTTCCCATTCCTTTCGCAGGCCGTCATTCAGCTTGGCCAGCACACGCTTGCCCCGGGCGCTGGCCACCATATCCGCGAGTTCCTTGACGCTCTCCCACGTGGCTGTTTCGACCACTTGCTTCTCGACGAACATGCTGGACCCGCAGCCCAGCCCCCGGCGATACTTGGCAGCGCCGCAGACATAGCCGTCGCGGCCACGATCCGTGTGCCCCGTCATGCTTGCGCCGCACCTGGCGCATCCGAACAATCCGCCCGACAGAACGAACCGGCTGCCCTGCGACTTGACACGTGACATCCCCGCCGAGCGACTGCCATGAGCCGCCAATGCCTGCTTCCGGGCGCTGAGAGCAGCGTTGGCCTCGTCCTCGCTGATGACCGGCAGATGCACGTTCGGGACAATCTCCCACTCGCTGGGCTGATTCCACTTCTGCCGCCGCTCGTGCGGATGATGGAGGTGTTCGAGGCGCAGTCGGCGTAGGCATACTGCACCAGTCCGCAGCAAGCACCGGCGAACCGCCTTTCCCTACTGAGGAGGGCGGTTCGTCGGCATTTCTCCTACCTGCTGGCGACCAATATAGTCGAGTTCGCCGTGGTAGATCATCGTCCGGTAGTGCTGGGCGCGTTCCCTGGCCTTCAGCACCAACGGCACCGACACTGCAAGGCAACCCAGCGCGACCACTGCGGTGAGTGGAACCGCCACTGCCGCCAGCGTGCCGACGTAGTGTCGCCCAAACCCCGGCACGCCGTTGCGCATCCCGGCCCGGCGCCGGAGCCGCCATGTTACCACCAGCGTGCTCACCACCAGCAGCCCCAACGCCATGACCGGCGCCGGCCTGAGCCAGTCCAACTCGTAATCGTCATTTGAGAGACCCGGCAGCGGCCTACCGGGGCGCCACCCAGCATGTGCCGCCGCGATGGCGAGCGGTCCTACAAGGCACGCAACTATCAGTAACGCCCACTTCCATCGCGCCCAGATAATCGGCCGCGGCCGCCTTCGCAGAACTACCAGCGCAAGGGACGCGAGCCCGCACACCGCCGCCAGGATCATCGCGGCGGCGAGGGCGAAAAGCGCCTGGCGAAATCCCAACATTAGCCTCAACAGGATCGTTACTTCGGCGGCGTCGCGGCCTACAACGCGACTCAAGAGATCTTGGCGGGCAGGATACGCACGACCGAACGATACGATGCGCTCGGCTAGCTCGGCGCGGCCATGCGCGCGCAGATACCGAACGGTCTTATCTAGCCTCGCTTTTCTCAAAGCCAGATTCCACGGTTGGGTTCTCTCG from Armatimonadota bacterium includes these protein-coding regions:
- a CDS encoding glycosyltransferase translates to MKVCGISSWPPRACGIATYFTEQSDAIRRLGHSFEMVCHTDSAGGGARAQVHPIIDVRDPQWPAKTAAYIAERTGCDVVHLQHEFGLYQASVHENGERIVELVRGLRERGLPVVATYHTLIGRMRDEHKEHYAELIPLTSVSVAHAQYQVEGLKDNIGYVPDNVRYVEHGAQELPPERVAELRRLGREQLGFDDRPVVMLNGFFADNKGHEYLVARWDDIYPQLTDQRTLLAAVGGIRVPQQQAYYDDLAAMVARARSPQNVRLISKVFTPDQFLASLAAADLLVAPYKDASQSGVLAHAASVHTPCLARDLEGLGAFCRDANQELIPFTGDVEADMEVMAERVVAVMNDLARRERMRRDLAVYVHNVISWERVAERYDAIYREALARPQGAGPKT
- the galT gene encoding galactose-1-phosphate uridylyltransferase; the protein is MSELRYNPVSDDWVVVATARAQRPDGFAHRARRQPTECPFCAGREHLTPPTVYYAGENGERDWRVRVFENKYPAFAQDGKPGVRCDEIYRVLRGSGRHEVLVLSPDHDAHAGVLPTAHMQRVAHAYVDRYRALSELDHLRYITIITNQGEGSGATLEHPHSQLFALPIVPRAVRRECTNALRRHRRAGECVTCRVLRHEGDSGRRMVFRNRHFACYIPYASAFPFELSVTPVRHMAGFTDMSDEEVDAFGGAMREASHRVYEKLNDPPYNAFLHSAPVRERQRLGEAFHWDWHIRPVLTTLGGFEHATGLIINATRPEDCAQFLRDGAAPGSTSCDCAPAAAEGHL
- a CDS encoding ATP-binding protein yields the protein MPDFITSLSVKWKVILPVAVILVAAFAVSAYVLTDLAARDLAASAATTAETMEAAVDSSLRYSMAHRQHAMVRSLVARLALSEGVDTVRILDAEGKTWAPPTGDSGRASPQAARHIRAAARRPQGRERYRDAAGTHHLLWAVRSEPRCAACHGKREVLGGIEIAVSAAAARRRTEHALRRMLGAQVAAFVLVVLAIALVVHAAVHYPIARLIRTMGRVERGDLSARARVRAHDEIGRLRERFNHMVQQIAAQNLELARAQQQLAQSERLASIGLLAAGVAHEINNPLATISMAAESLHESAADERERNLARAVSDQAGRISEIVGQLLSFDYSRPPALAAADVRDVMEEALASVPMGEVRISRYYEPHVPRVRMERDRLREAFANIVRNALDAMGGRGELAVTVGHCGGEVEVSITDTGPGIPPDHRGRVFDPFFTTKEVGEGTGLGLAIAYQVVRMHQGEIYVRSPAAAPGADAGARFVIRLPAAGRSEDETRA
- a CDS encoding response regulator, yielding MKPGLDILVVDDDKALLEVLRSVLEGEGHRVEIVPSAYEALPRLEQARYDLVFVDLKMRRMDGMELLEHECLQRRGTRMVIMTAYPTVETAVHALRQGAFDYLVKPFKLAELRALVERAGAAAQEAG
- a CDS encoding DnaJ domain-containing protein, giving the protein MRGTQSAYDVLGLPYDAPPSQVRTRYRQLVRRYQPDLEPQALLEDDAFLRLVRAYLVLDSPRRAEYTRVVRASRGAPLEMPDLYSRLSRADQILLAAEAGVARRQFKAAARLAKEALEENPHSARGYGLLGDILRLQGKYGESISMYNYAIQFDPDNRRYWQLLEEATALREGRRVARATDDVPGHWHRSLQVWIMLGAVAVFIELSVLVLRAGRGPALFFGIPGQMLAIAALDGVLAGLALAATDLLAPYDDEMISYSVAAYGVQTAPVAVFVLLPGLVCFWVALPFYAITASLDEHASASIVLALGVTAVLTAAFSFIYPEVRLAFLIFGGNFVWAGLNIGWMIGSLRRTVAETDEY